The following are from one region of the Oncorhynchus mykiss isolate Arlee unplaced genomic scaffold, USDA_OmykA_1.1 un_scaffold_229, whole genome shotgun sequence genome:
- the LOC118948237 gene encoding zinc finger protein 271-like, translated as MNPLSSEKETLIDEIEQSLFTLTVDNLRYLCERHGKDGSEIKGMNHRLLRRKVMEEMWDNTDSMKSEEQGMSWLVQLKEDIRRILEDASGAQISPSKSDDDDDAVDCDEECDKEDSDWLPSNGLKAEHLSSSRSDDDAADCDKDSDVEDKDWLASDGLEAESDPERHTPEQRNKLPTSPSALLKSPGRASPRVPGSCLSQSPRVVPLPESPGRASPSSVLLLGLKRVSVQLVDCRKTPGQSSHIIHKTTQTGEKPHSWSNAEQHKTLSGDRPGSHICDHCGNNFITARSLQLHLQYLKRFRENLTGEKPHVCSTCGKGFSEAGSLKRHLRTHTGEKPYVCHHCGKAWSDSGNLRRHTRKTHPGEKVVVKSVLTGEKPYHCSSDDCGMSFVTSRKRRVHQRKHTREKLRSTPNAKQRKEPLSGDGSHICDHCGKSFITARSLKRHLQYLKRYRDNLTGEKPHVCSTCGKGFSEAGSLKRHLRTHTGEKPYVCHHCGKNYNDSGNLQRHIRTHTGEKPYHCSECGRNFREKISLVHHREVVHTEHPHRCARCMKSFVTASKLESHMQTRHPPNDPLKKPHVCSECGRGFSEAGSLKRHVRIHTGEKPYVCPRCGKDFTQSGLLQRHMRTHTGETPYHCLVCGMKFRHTISLKQHHLKNHKGETLGPVRMHQGPLPCPHCGEKFSTKALLKDHIQKTHKSRVHCPQCDKTFTTKGSLLVHQRKHTGERPYLCPQCGKSFSLTGSLKLHLRIHAGEKPYCCTYCDKSFTSKSHCILHLRIHTGEKPYQCPDCGRRFRDGNVLKNHRRTHTGEKPFQCHVCDKAFAQWSSLKKHQDTHRLTQPVSIPRLPNPYLPPNQHVPYPYPSQTQW; from the exons ATGAATCCACTCAGTTCAGAGAAGGAAACATTGATTGATGAAATTGAACAGAGTTTATTCACTTTAACCGTGGACAATTTACGCTACCTGTGTGAACGTCATGGCAAAGATGGCTCTGAAATTAAAGGGATGAATCATCGCTTATTAAGGCGTAAAGTCATGGAGGAAATGTGGGACAATACGGATTCAATGAAATCAGAGGAGCAGGGAATGTCTTGGTTAGTCCAACTGAAGGAGGACATCAGGAGGATACTGGAGGATGCTAGTGGGGCACAAATTAGTCCCAGCAAGtccgatgatgatgatgatgctgtagACTGTGATGAAGAATGCGACAAGGAGGACAGCGATTGGTTGCCTAGCAATGGACTGAAGGCGGAACACTTGAGTTCCAGCCGATCCGATGACGACGCTGCAGACTGCGACAAAGACTCGGACGTGGAGGACAAGGATTGGTTGGCTAGCGATGGGCTGGAGGCAGAGTCAGATCCAGAGAGGCACACTCCAGAGCAGAGA AACAAGCTTCCCACGTCACCCTCCGCCCTCCTGAAGTCCCCGGGTCGTGCCTCTCCCAGAGTCCCCGGGTCGTGCCTCTCCCAGAGTCCCCGGGTCGTGCCTCTCCCAGAGTCCCCGGGTCGTGCCTCTCCCAGTAGCGTATTACTGCTGGGTCTGAAGAGGGTGTCTGTACAGCTGGTCGACTGCAGGAAGACACCGGGGCAGAGTAGCCATATAATACACAAGACAacacagacaggagagaaacCCCACAGCTGGTCTAATGCTGAACAACACAAAACCCTCTCAGGAGACAGGCCTGGCTCCCATATCTGTGATCACTGTGGGAATAATTTTATCACAGCAAGAAGTCTACAACTACACCTACAGTACCTGAAGAGATTCAGAGAGAACTTGACTGGAGAGAAACCACACGTGTGCTCTACATGCGGAAAGGGATTCAGTGAGGCTGGCAGTCTTAAGAGACACCTGAGAACTCATACTGGGGAGAAACCATATGTTTGCCATCATTGTGGGAAGGCTTGGAGTGATTCTGGAAACTTAAGGAGACACACGAGAAAAACTCACCCAGGAGAGAAGGTCGTTGTGAAGAGCGTCcttacaggagagaaaccttaccatTGCTCCTCTGACGACTGTGGGATGAGCTTCGTTACCTCACGCAAACGCAGAGTacaccagagaaaacacacaaGAGAGAAGCTTCGCAGCACGCCTAATGCTAAGCAACGTAAGGAACCCCTCTCAGGAGATGGCTCCCATATCTGTGatcactgtgggaagagttttatcaCAGCACGAAGTCTAAAACGACACTTACAGTACCTGAAGAGATACAGAGATAACTTGACTGGCGAGAAACCACACGTGTGCTCTACATGCGGAAAGGGATTCAGTGAGGCTGGCAGTCTTAAGAGACACCTGAGAACTCACACTGGGGAGAAACCGTACGTCTGCCATCATTGTGGGAAGAACTACAATGATTCTGGAAACTTGCAGAGACACATTAGGACTcacacaggtgagaaaccttaccactgctcGGAATGCGGTAGGAATTTTCGTGAAAAAATAAGCCTTGTACATCACAGGGAAGTTGTTCACACAGAACACCCTCACCGCTGTGCTCGCTGTATGAAGAGCTTCGTAACTGCATCTAAACTGGAATCACACATGCAAACCCGGCATCCGCCAAATGATCCTCTGAAAAAGCCACATGTGTGCTCTGAATGTGGAAGGGGTTTCAGTGAGGCCGGTAGTCTTAAAAGACACGTGAGAATCCATACCGGGGAGAAACCGTACGTCTGCCCTCGTTGCGGTAAGGATTTTACTCAATCTGGACTCTTACAGAGACACATGAGAACTCACACGGGAgagacaccttaccactgcttgGTGTGCGGGATGAAGTTTCGCCATACAATCTCGCTAAAGCAGCACCACCTGAAGAACCACAAGGGGGAGACACTGGGTCCCGTCCGTATGCACCAAGGCCCTCTTCCATGCCCCCACTGTGGGGAGAAGTTCTCTACCAAGGCTCTTCTAAAGGATCACATTCAGAAGACTCACAAAAGCAGAGTCCACTGCCCACAGTGCGACAAGACCTTCACCACTAAAGGTAGTTTACTAGTCCACCAGAGGAAGCACACTGGAGAGAGGCCTTACCTTTGccctcagtgtgggaagagtttctctctGACAGGAAGTTTAAAACTTCATCTCCGGATTCATGCGGGTGAGAAACCTTACTGCTGTACTTACTGTGACAAGAGCTTCACAAGTAAGAGCCACTGCATTCTACACCTGCGAatccacactggagagaaaccgtaCCAATGCCCTGACTGCGGGAGGAGGTTTCGTGATGGGAATGTCTTGAAAAACCACCGGCGgacccacacaggagagaaaccgttcCAGTGCCACGTGTGTGATAAAGCCTTCGCCCAGTGGAGCAGTCTGAAGAAACATCAGGACACACACAGGCTAACACAGCCTGTCTCTATCCCAAGACTCCCTAATCCCTACCTACCACCCAATCAGCATGTCCCTTATCCCTACCCATCACAGACTCAATGGTAA